One window of the Rhodothermales bacterium genome contains the following:
- a CDS encoding GMC family oxidoreductase, which translates to MEEFDVCIVGSGAGGGMAAKTLTEAGAKVVLLEAGQDWDAVRDGAMLTWNYESPRRGKSTKDRPFGEFDACIGGWQIPGEPYTTTEGTTWDWWRARMLGGRTHHWGRISLRFGPDDFRRKSIDGKGDDWPITYDDLKPYYDRVDRMIGIFGNADGVYNEPDGIFLPPPKPRCYEQLIKQGAERAGVPVIASRLSILTQPLGGRPACHYCGQCNRGCSTRSNFSSQSVLLPPALETGNLTLVTNAMAREVLTNDKGLASGVSYVDTVTRKEYQVRAKVVVLAASACESARLLLNSVSHRFPNGLANSSDVVGRYLTDSTGGDAMGFFPQRVDQQAHNEDGVGGMHIYIPWWREKDRSLPFSRGYHIEVWGGRGMPGYGFGGGIHRINGKLQGGDRSRGGGGFGAQLKDDYRRTWGSFIGMSGRGEMIARYENRCSIDPDVVDQYGIPVLKFDVSWSDEELLQMKHFHETAHEIIHASGGEPVWDMPTAEDNWGITRPGQIIHEVGTTRMGNDARTSVLNANCQAHDVKNLFVADAGPFVSQAHKNPTWSILALSMRTSEYLIDEMKRGNLS; encoded by the coding sequence ATGGAAGAATTCGATGTCTGTATAGTCGGCTCCGGTGCCGGCGGCGGAATGGCGGCCAAAACCCTCACGGAGGCCGGTGCGAAAGTGGTTCTGCTGGAGGCCGGTCAGGACTGGGATGCGGTGCGCGACGGCGCCATGCTGACGTGGAACTACGAATCGCCCCGTCGTGGCAAATCCACCAAAGACCGGCCGTTCGGGGAATTCGATGCGTGCATTGGCGGGTGGCAGATTCCCGGCGAGCCCTATACCACCACCGAAGGAACGACCTGGGACTGGTGGCGGGCCCGGATGCTTGGCGGTCGGACGCACCACTGGGGCCGGATTTCGCTCCGGTTCGGCCCTGATGATTTCCGGCGCAAGTCGATTGATGGCAAGGGGGATGATTGGCCCATTACCTATGACGACCTGAAACCGTACTACGATCGCGTGGATCGGATGATCGGAATATTCGGGAATGCCGATGGTGTCTACAACGAGCCGGACGGGATATTCCTTCCGCCCCCCAAGCCCCGCTGCTACGAACAGCTCATCAAACAGGGGGCCGAGCGGGCCGGGGTACCGGTCATTGCGTCCCGGCTGTCCATTTTGACGCAGCCGCTCGGCGGTCGTCCTGCCTGCCACTATTGCGGACAGTGCAACCGGGGCTGTTCCACCCGGTCGAATTTCTCGTCACAGTCCGTCCTGTTGCCGCCGGCCCTCGAAACCGGCAATCTGACGCTCGTTACCAACGCCATGGCGCGAGAGGTGCTGACAAACGACAAGGGCCTGGCGAGCGGCGTATCGTACGTCGACACGGTAACCCGCAAGGAATACCAGGTGCGGGCGAAGGTCGTCGTCCTGGCGGCCAGTGCGTGCGAGTCGGCCCGCCTGCTGCTGAACTCCGTGTCGCATCGCTTTCCGAATGGTCTTGCGAATTCCAGCGACGTCGTGGGCCGGTATCTGACCGATTCCACCGGCGGCGACGCCATGGGATTCTTTCCGCAACGGGTGGATCAGCAGGCGCACAACGAGGACGGGGTGGGTGGCATGCACATCTACATTCCCTGGTGGCGTGAAAAGGACCGCAGCCTGCCGTTTTCCCGGGGTTACCACATTGAGGTCTGGGGCGGACGCGGCATGCCGGGGTATGGATTCGGCGGGGGCATTCACCGGATAAACGGGAAATTGCAGGGGGGCGACCGGTCACGCGGAGGTGGCGGATTCGGTGCCCAGCTGAAGGACGATTATCGCCGCACCTGGGGATCGTTCATCGGTATGTCCGGTCGGGGCGAAATGATTGCCCGGTATGAGAACCGGTGCAGCATTGACCCGGACGTGGTCGACCAATACGGGATTCCTGTCCTGAAATTCGATGTGTCGTGGAGCGACGAGGAATTGCTGCAGATGAAGCATTTCCATGAAACGGCCCACGAAATCATCCACGCGTCCGGAGGCGAGCCCGTGTGGGACATGCCGACGGCCGAAGACAACTGGGGCATCACACGGCCGGGCCAGATCATCCATGAAGTCGGGACAACGAGGATGGGGAACGATGCGCGCACGTCCGTGCTGAATGCGAACTGCCAGGCGCATGACGTCAAGAACCTGTTCGTGGCCGATGCGGGTCCGTTCGTATCGCAGGCCCACAAGAATCCGACCTGGAGCATCCTGGCCCTGTCCATGCGGACGAGCGAGTACCTGATTGACGAAATGAAACGGGGGAACCTGTCATGA
- a CDS encoding gluconate 2-dehydrogenase subunit 3 family protein translates to MTLTRRESMKLMALAGLATTIPGCMPSDVDRAAERVAEASRQLPLADRVPTVLTAHEYRTVEVLVDYIIPADDRSGSATDAGVPAFIDFILEDTDDVETPFRGGLSWLDYQCTRRYGGVFVDASPDDQVDMLNAIAWPENVEPGMEPGVRFFTMLRDLTASGFWSSRMGVEDLGYTGNRPQASWDGCPPEAMAHLGLGHVDTT, encoded by the coding sequence ATGACGCTGACCCGGCGGGAATCCATGAAACTGATGGCCCTGGCGGGCCTCGCCACCACCATTCCGGGGTGCATGCCGTCCGATGTGGACCGCGCGGCGGAGCGCGTGGCGGAGGCTTCCCGGCAACTGCCCCTGGCCGACCGGGTGCCCACCGTGTTGACGGCCCACGAATACCGTACAGTTGAAGTGTTGGTGGACTACATCATTCCGGCGGATGATCGCTCCGGCAGTGCGACCGATGCGGGCGTTCCGGCCTTCATCGACTTCATTCTGGAGGATACGGACGACGTGGAAACGCCTTTCCGGGGAGGTCTGTCCTGGTTGGATTACCAGTGCACCCGTCGCTACGGGGGCGTTTTTGTGGATGCGTCACCGGATGATCAAGTGGACATGCTGAACGCCATTGCCTGGCCGGAAAATGTGGAGCCGGGGATGGAGCCCGGGGTGCGGTTCTTTACGATGCTTCGCGATCTGACAGCGTCGGGCTTCTGGTCCAGCCGCATGGGCGTGGAGGATCTGGGATACACCGGCAATCGTCCGCAGGCCTCCTGGGACGGCTGCCCACCGGAAGCCATGGCCCATCTCGGGCTTGGGCACGTCGACACGACCTGA
- a CDS encoding thioredoxin family protein, which yields MLYMIALLATLASGVGPSTGPCPGPDPDYKALYESGTPVEIFMGQAKARRALWERNQNYGEIPDALLESARAHVRTVQGPTYLLAVAVDACSDSVNTIPYLARLAAAVDGLELRIIPPDAGREIMEAHRTPDGRAATPTVVVLDADFNEIGVFIERPAPLQEWALTAGADLDSGTFVKEKGAWYDEDAGRTTIEEVLAIMERKGATQK from the coding sequence ATGCTGTACATGATCGCCCTTTTGGCCACCTTGGCAAGCGGTGTGGGGCCCTCCACAGGCCCCTGTCCCGGCCCCGACCCGGACTACAAAGCCCTGTACGAGAGCGGCACCCCGGTCGAGATCTTCATGGGGCAGGCCAAGGCACGGCGCGCCCTGTGGGAACGCAACCAGAACTACGGTGAAATCCCCGATGCCCTGCTTGAAAGCGCCCGTGCCCATGTCCGGACCGTTCAGGGACCCACGTATCTGCTGGCCGTGGCCGTGGATGCCTGCAGCGACTCGGTCAACACCATTCCCTACCTGGCCCGTCTCGCGGCGGCCGTGGATGGACTGGAGCTCCGGATCATCCCGCCCGACGCCGGACGGGAAATCATGGAAGCCCATCGCACACCGGACGGCCGTGCAGCCACCCCTACCGTGGTGGTCCTGGACGCCGACTTCAACGAGATCGGGGTGTTCATTGAACGCCCGGCGCCGCTGCAGGAATGGGCCCTGACTGCCGGGGCCGATCTGGACTCGGGCACCTTCGTGAAAGAAAAGGGCGCATGGTACGACGAGGATGCCGGACGAACGACCATCGAGGAAGTCCTGGCCATCATGGAACGCAAAGGCGCGACGCAGAAATAG
- a CDS encoding creatininase family protein produces MPGRPYILKEAVLPQAGAHSWQVAVLPWGATEAHNLHLPYGTDTFQAEHVAAESARKAWEAGTHVTVLPAVPFGVNAQQMAFPLTVNMNPSTQALVLEDIVESLAAHGVPNLVILNGHGGNDFRQMVRELQARTEVFLTVVNWWTVGDANSTFDEPGDHAGELETSVMQHIHPDLVRPLSEAGPGNGRSFRVRALREGWAWAPRDWGQVTDDSGVGNPARATADRGAAYLAQVSDRLSGFFEELAALDPDDLYTSD; encoded by the coding sequence ATGCCTGGACGCCCCTACATCCTGAAAGAAGCCGTGTTGCCGCAAGCCGGGGCCCATTCCTGGCAGGTGGCGGTCCTGCCCTGGGGAGCCACCGAGGCCCATAATCTCCATTTGCCGTACGGAACCGACACGTTCCAGGCCGAACATGTGGCGGCGGAGTCCGCACGGAAAGCCTGGGAGGCCGGAACCCACGTCACCGTACTGCCTGCCGTGCCCTTTGGCGTGAATGCGCAACAGATGGCTTTCCCGCTCACGGTGAACATGAATCCGTCCACCCAGGCGCTGGTCCTGGAGGACATCGTGGAAAGCCTTGCCGCGCACGGAGTCCCCAACCTGGTCATCCTCAACGGTCATGGCGGGAATGACTTCCGCCAGATGGTCCGTGAGTTGCAGGCCCGCACGGAGGTGTTCCTGACCGTCGTGAACTGGTGGACGGTGGGCGACGCAAACTCGACGTTCGACGAGCCGGGGGATCATGCCGGTGAACTGGAAACGAGCGTCATGCAGCACATCCATCCGGATCTGGTCCGCCCATTGAGCGAAGCCGGCCCGGGCAACGGACGTTCCTTCCGGGTCCGGGCCCTGAGGGAAGGATGGGCATGGGCACCACGGGACTGGGGACAGGTCACCGACGACTCGGGCGTCGGAAATCCCGCCCGTGCCACCGCCGACAGGGGCGCGGCTTACCTGGCGCAGGTCTCGGACCGCCTTTCGGGATTCTTCGAAGAACTTGCGGCCCTCGACCCCGACGATTTGTACACTTCGGATTGA
- a CDS encoding T9SS type A sorting domain-containing protein, which translates to MARNERTASGAYRSGRAAWPFSGWLSRGRIVGCMLLLSGLHPVSLLARQVADPTTFVRLEVGGLPILLSAPHGGGEEPAWMADRTCANCVTVTDAFTTELTDEIARALEERTGRRPWVVASLLRRTKLDPNREIGEAADGDPHAEAVWHVYHGTMAAWRDSIAVHFGTGLVLDIHGHGHAIPRLELGYLASAGDLRATNTDLNALRGTRNSMNHLVATHPAGMSFAEIIRGPQSLGALFEAGGYPAVPSPSTLTPLAGEAYFSGGYITQQYGSRNGGVVDAVQIEANRNGVRSTEAERRAFGLAAADALVAFFRVHYGMDLEALSTGVDGRATWSMPGMSVWPNPVPAGAVGPVRIQFRMESAGPARISIHDVLGRTQNEMGAGLLEPGPHTFHWEPGGLPAGVYLVRVTTPSGAAVRRIVLN; encoded by the coding sequence ATGGCAAGAAACGAAAGAACGGCATCCGGAGCATACAGATCAGGTCGTGCAGCGTGGCCTTTTTCGGGATGGTTGTCGCGCGGTCGCATTGTCGGCTGCATGTTGCTGCTGTCCGGACTGCACCCGGTCAGTCTCCTGGCCCGCCAGGTGGCCGATCCGACCACCTTTGTCCGGTTGGAGGTCGGAGGCCTGCCCATCCTGTTGAGTGCCCCTCATGGCGGAGGGGAGGAGCCTGCCTGGATGGCCGACCGGACCTGCGCCAATTGCGTGACGGTCACCGATGCGTTCACGACGGAGTTGACGGATGAAATTGCCAGGGCCCTGGAAGAGCGTACCGGTCGACGCCCATGGGTGGTGGCCAGCCTGCTTCGACGCACCAAACTCGATCCGAACCGGGAAATCGGGGAAGCCGCAGACGGCGATCCACATGCCGAGGCCGTCTGGCACGTCTATCACGGCACCATGGCGGCGTGGCGGGATTCCATTGCTGTTCATTTCGGTACCGGACTGGTGCTGGACATCCATGGGCATGGCCATGCCATTCCGCGCCTCGAGTTGGGTTATCTGGCCAGCGCCGGGGATCTGCGCGCGACCAACACGGATCTGAATGCCCTGCGCGGAACGCGGAATTCCATGAATCACCTGGTAGCCACGCATCCCGCGGGGATGTCCTTCGCCGAAATCATCCGGGGTCCGCAGTCGCTGGGTGCCCTGTTCGAGGCGGGGGGCTATCCGGCCGTACCCAGCCCCTCCACATTGACGCCATTGGCTGGCGAGGCGTATTTCTCCGGCGGGTATATCACGCAGCAGTATGGGTCCCGGAATGGTGGTGTGGTCGATGCGGTGCAGATCGAAGCCAACCGGAACGGCGTGCGATCCACGGAGGCGGAACGCCGGGCCTTCGGATTGGCTGCCGCGGATGCGCTCGTGGCGTTCTTCCGCGTCCATTACGGGATGGATCTGGAGGCCTTGTCCACCGGCGTCGATGGTCGCGCGACGTGGAGCATGCCCGGGATGTCCGTGTGGCCGAACCCCGTCCCTGCCGGTGCTGTCGGTCCGGTCCGTATCCAATTCCGGATGGAGTCCGCCGGCCCTGCCAGAATTTCCATCCACGACGTGCTTGGCCGCACCCAGAATGAAATGGGGGCCGGGCTCCTTGAGCCCGGCCCCCACACATTCCACTGGGAGCCCGGAGGGCTGCCCGCGGGCGTCTATCTGGTCCGAGTGACCACGCCGTCAGGAGCGGCCGTCCGTCGGATCGTTCTCAACTGA
- a CDS encoding DUF305 domain-containing protein — protein MKHPIFRDQPAVYTSLQSFLPVFLVLVLTGCAGSSPRGTGTATPETEMQDSSNTARLEQLYWARIEADRSKFTQADVDFMTGMIGHHAQALIMSDYAEPNGASPELQILAARIINAQKDEIATMERWLRLRGQDVPDAMAAATDHAHHMHMPGMLSAEQLTELAAARGAEFDRLYLTYMIQHHRGAVTMVEKLFSTDGAGQDEDAFRLATDINVDQITEIARMERMLESLSPPN, from the coding sequence ATGAAGCACCCCATTTTTCGCGATCAACCCGCCGTGTACACGTCTCTTCAATCGTTCCTGCCTGTATTCCTGGTCCTGGTTTTGACGGGATGCGCCGGCTCAAGCCCACGGGGTACGGGAACGGCTACACCCGAAACAGAAATGCAGGACAGCTCCAACACGGCCCGCCTGGAGCAGCTGTACTGGGCACGCATTGAAGCCGACCGGAGCAAGTTCACGCAGGCGGACGTGGATTTCATGACCGGGATGATCGGCCACCACGCACAGGCGCTCATCATGTCGGACTATGCCGAACCGAACGGGGCCAGCCCGGAATTGCAGATCCTCGCGGCCCGGATCATCAACGCACAAAAGGATGAAATCGCGACCATGGAACGCTGGTTGCGTCTGCGCGGGCAGGACGTCCCGGACGCCATGGCCGCGGCCACGGATCACGCCCACCACATGCACATGCCCGGCATGCTGAGCGCGGAACAGCTCACCGAACTGGCGGCGGCACGAGGTGCCGAGTTCGATCGACTGTACCTGACGTATATGATCCAGCACCACCGGGGTGCGGTCACGATGGTCGAAAAACTGTTCAGCACGGACGGTGCCGGGCAGGACGAAGATGCATTCCGGCTTGCAACCGACATCAACGTTGACCAAATTACCGAGATTGCCCGAATGGAGCGCATGCTCGAATCGCTCTCGCCCCCGAATTGA
- a CDS encoding serine hydrolase, which translates to MRPLLPALILLILTVAPAPTVSIAMAQDPVDAQLARVTSLFTAEPASVLPGGYAELFAPTFRNAVPDAQLTAIFRQYWSQGGAVVSTETTSKRGPLEGVFMLVFEKGIQVPVKGIAVAAEPPHLITGLLLGLPEPVEQAVDLAAVAESFAALPGSVSFMAGRVAAEGSTEMFGSYEAEQALGLGSAFKLFVLGRLAADIEAGDRSWSDVVELDPRAKSLPSGISQAWPDRSPVTLHTLATLMISMSDNTATDVLVHVMGRDRVAAFQTDMGHEHASLNDPFLTTRELFVIKSDASMAAAFAAAGPAARRDMLHSIADAQPDGASFPTSPTHIDTIEWFASAADMGRVLAWFTKETPARAVARSIMAVNPGLDFDVSAWPYIGYKGGSEPGVLNMSFLLQSSSGDWYVLTASQSDPDANVDQLAFSSLMKQAARLLQAK; encoded by the coding sequence ATGCGACCTCTTCTTCCTGCTCTCATCCTGCTGATCCTGACGGTCGCCCCGGCGCCGACCGTCTCGATCGCCATGGCCCAGGATCCGGTGGATGCACAACTCGCGCGCGTGACGTCCCTGTTCACCGCTGAGCCCGCGAGCGTACTGCCCGGAGGATACGCCGAGCTGTTCGCCCCGACCTTCCGGAACGCCGTTCCCGACGCCCAGTTGACCGCCATTTTCCGACAGTACTGGTCGCAGGGTGGTGCCGTCGTTTCCACCGAAACGACCTCGAAGCGGGGACCGCTGGAAGGCGTTTTCATGCTCGTATTCGAGAAGGGCATCCAGGTGCCCGTGAAAGGCATTGCCGTAGCCGCCGAGCCTCCCCATTTGATTACCGGCCTGTTGTTGGGCCTGCCCGAGCCCGTGGAACAAGCCGTGGACCTTGCAGCCGTCGCGGAGTCGTTCGCAGCGCTTCCGGGGTCGGTTTCCTTCATGGCCGGTCGCGTGGCTGCGGAAGGGAGCACAGAGATGTTCGGTAGCTATGAGGCAGAACAGGCTCTGGGACTCGGCTCGGCGTTCAAGTTGTTCGTACTGGGTCGACTGGCCGCCGATATCGAGGCGGGAGACCGGTCCTGGAGCGATGTGGTCGAGCTCGACCCTCGTGCGAAGTCCCTCCCCTCGGGCATTTCACAGGCCTGGCCGGACCGGTCTCCCGTGACGCTCCACACCCTGGCCACCCTCATGATCTCCATGAGTGACAATACGGCCACCGATGTGCTGGTCCATGTCATGGGGCGGGACCGCGTTGCCGCCTTCCAGACCGACATGGGCCATGAGCATGCCAGCCTCAACGACCCGTTCCTGACCACACGGGAATTGTTCGTCATCAAGAGCGACGCATCGATGGCCGCGGCCTTCGCCGCCGCCGGTCCGGCTGCGCGTCGCGACATGCTCCATTCCATTGCCGACGCGCAGCCGGACGGCGCATCCTTCCCCACGTCGCCGACACATATCGACACCATTGAATGGTTTGCCAGTGCCGCCGACATGGGCCGCGTACTGGCGTGGTTCACGAAAGAGACTCCAGCCAGGGCCGTGGCCCGGAGCATCATGGCCGTGAACCCCGGACTGGATTTCGATGTGTCGGCGTGGCCGTACATTGGGTACAAAGGCGGTTCGGAACCCGGCGTCCTGAACATGTCCTTTTTGCTGCAATCGTCTTCCGGCGACTGGTACGTGCTCACGGCCAGCCAGTCCGATCCCGACGCCAATGTCGACCAACTCGCCTTTTCCAGTCTCATGAAACAAGCCGCCCGGTTGCTCCAGGCGAAATGA
- a CDS encoding hemolysin family protein: MDTDLLLLLVYVSAALGFSFMCSIAEAVLLSITPSYIEAQKSARPGFAELLRKLKQDNIDQSLAAILTLNTIAHTVGAIGAGAQANVVFGSAWFGVFSAVMTLLILFLSEIVPKTIGAVYWTTLARPTAVFVRILILTMYPLVWVSERLTKLIAGGKSTHIFSREEFIAMSRVGEQAGLINMNEFRVIRNLFRLDGLQARDVMTPRPVMSALAVDQSLREAFDDVTQLPFSRYPLYGEDSDDILGFVLKDDILLRMARGETLPSLHPLRRDVLVVPEMVSLSQLLEQLLKDRRHLALVVDEYGGTRGLVTLEDVLETLIGAEIMDESDKVDDMRAWARKLWTDRAEALGITPAEERD, translated from the coding sequence ATGGATACCGACCTTCTTCTCCTTCTGGTCTACGTCTCGGCAGCACTGGGCTTTTCCTTCATGTGCTCCATTGCCGAGGCCGTATTGCTCAGCATAACACCGTCCTATATCGAGGCGCAGAAATCCGCCCGCCCGGGCTTCGCCGAGTTGCTCCGCAAGCTGAAGCAGGACAACATCGACCAGTCGCTTGCGGCCATCCTGACGCTGAACACCATTGCCCACACCGTCGGCGCCATCGGGGCCGGCGCACAGGCGAACGTCGTCTTCGGAAGCGCATGGTTCGGCGTGTTTTCGGCCGTGATGACACTGCTCATCCTTTTCCTGTCGGAGATCGTTCCCAAGACCATCGGTGCGGTCTACTGGACGACCCTTGCGCGGCCAACGGCGGTGTTTGTCCGCATCCTGATCCTGACCATGTACCCGCTGGTCTGGGTGTCGGAACGACTCACCAAACTGATTGCGGGCGGCAAATCCACCCATATCTTCAGTCGGGAGGAGTTCATTGCCATGTCCCGGGTGGGCGAACAGGCGGGGCTCATCAACATGAACGAGTTCCGGGTCATCCGGAACCTGTTCCGGCTGGACGGGCTGCAGGCACGGGACGTCATGACCCCCCGTCCGGTCATGTCGGCATTGGCCGTCGATCAGTCCCTCCGGGAAGCGTTCGATGACGTGACCCAGTTGCCCTTCTCCCGCTACCCGCTGTACGGCGAGGACAGCGACGACATCCTGGGGTTCGTGCTGAAGGACGACATCCTGCTTCGCATGGCACGGGGCGAAACCTTGCCCTCCCTGCATCCGCTCCGGCGCGACGTGCTGGTGGTGCCCGAGATGGTCTCCCTTTCCCAACTCCTTGAACAACTGCTCAAGGACCGGCGGCACCTGGCCCTCGTGGTGGACGAATACGGAGGAACGCGGGGACTGGTCACGCTCGAGGACGTGCTCGAGACGCTCATCGGCGCCGAAATCATGGACGAAAGTGACAAAGTGGATGACATGCGCGCCTGGGCCCGGAAACTGTGGACGGACCGGGCAGAAGCCCTTGGCATCACACCGGCAGAAGAACGCGACTGA
- a CDS encoding fibrobacter succinogenes major paralogous domain-containing protein produces MISVLFQGGCAPEPEQDRVPESVTFGRQTWMATNLADTLYRNGDPIPHAATADELWSAGEAGEGAFMRQADGTVLYNWHAFMDPRGLGPPGWRAPSNEDWSALAETLGADSAGWRLQHNDFRATLDGFRHYTGEYDGQGTYGSWWTTTVRSDDDWYVYFRGVGTDYTELYQGESSTYYGMSVRLIRDR; encoded by the coding sequence ATGATCAGTGTTCTGTTCCAGGGAGGATGCGCTCCGGAGCCAGAACAGGATCGGGTGCCCGAATCCGTAACCTTCGGCCGACAGACGTGGATGGCCACCAATCTGGCCGATACGCTCTACCGGAACGGCGACCCGATTCCGCATGCCGCGACCGCCGACGAACTTTGGTCAGCCGGTGAGGCCGGCGAGGGCGCATTCATGCGCCAGGCAGACGGAACGGTTCTCTACAACTGGCATGCGTTCATGGACCCGCGTGGCCTCGGACCACCCGGATGGCGGGCCCCCTCGAACGAGGACTGGAGTGCACTGGCTGAAACCCTGGGCGCGGACAGTGCCGGCTGGCGACTGCAACACAACGACTTCCGCGCGACACTGGACGGGTTCCGGCACTATACCGGGGAGTATGACGGACAAGGCACCTATGGCAGCTGGTGGACCACGACGGTCCGTTCGGATGACGATTGGTACGTGTACTTCCGGGGCGTGGGTACGGATTACACAGAACTATACCAGGGAGAAAGCAGCACCTACTACGGCATGTCGGTGCGGCTCATCCGGGATCGGTGA
- a CDS encoding PCYCGC motif-containing (lipo)protein: protein MHSRRTFLGLFLGASAVSAVKKGAFARSIHPEPREGITAELVRPDEEIAHMGEKVVEVFRMVREIPHVVDGIGCHCGCSTREGYYSLLTCFHEDGRAWGCPICQGEARLAYRRHNEGQTLDQIRRAIDARFG from the coding sequence ATGCATTCACGGCGAACCTTCCTGGGCCTCTTCCTGGGCGCATCGGCGGTTTCTGCCGTCAAGAAGGGGGCATTCGCCCGATCCATCCACCCCGAACCCCGGGAAGGCATCACCGCCGAGCTCGTCCGGCCCGACGAGGAAATCGCCCACATGGGTGAGAAGGTCGTGGAGGTCTTCCGGATGGTACGCGAAATCCCGCACGTCGTGGACGGCATAGGATGCCATTGCGGATGCTCGACGCGGGAGGGGTACTACTCCCTGCTGACGTGCTTCCACGAAGACGGCCGCGCGTGGGGCTGTCCCATCTGTCAGGGCGAGGCCAGGCTCGCCTATCGCCGCCACAACGAGGGGCAGACCCTCGATCAGATCCGGCGGGCCATCGATGCCCGTTTCGGATGA
- a CDS encoding DUF2911 domain-containing protein, translated as MSPRGSVSQTIDGTTIDLAYGRPALRGREGLFGGQVFWGHIWTPGADEATTLTINKDIVVDSVAVPAGKYSVWFVVAPGDWELVLNPEWDLYHVPEPERADDWISIHVTPDTTAPKTEVLTFDFPENEAFSTVLRFRWDTREVRLPIAVEPSLDLEVSAEEVAPYAGVYETEMMEGEWNAEAFTYRLRFHYTDGGFFANMHWQKPADPENPDGGQDWQLLPRVPQIFHPVFFENGRLLASAPIFFEFLMGDDGRAASFEFRDQTDELIMRGERVE; from the coding sequence ATGAGTCCCAGGGGAAGTGTCTCGCAGACCATTGACGGTACGACCATTGACCTTGCGTACGGCCGTCCAGCCTTGCGTGGACGGGAAGGCCTGTTCGGCGGACAGGTTTTCTGGGGTCACATCTGGACGCCGGGCGCGGACGAAGCCACGACGTTGACCATCAACAAGGATATTGTTGTGGACAGCGTGGCCGTTCCGGCTGGTAAATACTCGGTATGGTTCGTGGTGGCGCCCGGAGACTGGGAGCTCGTCCTGAACCCGGAATGGGACCTGTATCATGTTCCGGAGCCGGAGCGTGCCGACGATTGGATATCCATCCACGTGACGCCGGACACTACCGCACCGAAGACGGAAGTCCTGACGTTCGACTTCCCGGAGAATGAGGCGTTTTCCACAGTGCTCCGATTCCGATGGGACACGCGGGAGGTGCGATTGCCCATCGCCGTGGAGCCGAGCCTGGACCTGGAGGTGAGCGCCGAGGAGGTGGCCCCTTACGCAGGGGTATATGAGACCGAGATGATGGAAGGGGAATGGAACGCCGAGGCATTCACGTACCGCCTCCGGTTCCACTACACGGACGGCGGGTTCTTCGCGAACATGCACTGGCAGAAGCCCGCCGATCCCGAAAATCCCGACGGAGGCCAGGATTGGCAATTGTTGCCCCGTGTGCCTCAGATCTTCCACCCGGTGTTCTTCGAGAACGGACGCCTGTTGGCGTCGGCTCCCATTTTCTTCGAGTTCCTGATGGGCGACGACGGTCGCGCCGCATCCTTCGAGTTCCGGGACCAGACGGACGAACTCATCATGCGCGGGGAGCGGGTGGAGTAG